Proteins encoded together in one Hevea brasiliensis isolate MT/VB/25A 57/8 chromosome 16, ASM3005281v1, whole genome shotgun sequence window:
- the LOC110658862 gene encoding uncharacterized protein LOC110658862 — MDSELMFVTKKHLTNSEGTNDAAIIIPRHKILMTSPSSSSESSIDSIYVEKDDPSDPLLQSKQANLDPKGVVVAPEVSGHNPSMSIHESSSAIYENQIPMQSGGYDPNRIPSSVFASKPATPMEWSVASNESLFSIHMGNNSFSRDHVFVLHKSGEIPKVEDTNNPPPSLPPTIVVQTLEKKIEDMSEDSKVTEEKPVKAVEPELPTDNTKAVPEETEKKISQEKASSTEDLRNSSSSTQSFQFPVFEAHAKGSDSVKVVKEKQPSKKQTKQEPHPQTPGTPPKPHGSSWFSCFSCCSRGC; from the exons ATGGATAGTGAACTCATGTTTGTAACTAAGAAGCATTTAACAAATTCAGAGGGGACAAATGATGCAGCTATTATTATTCCTCGACACAAGATTTTGATGACTTCTCCTTCATCATCCTCAGAATCTTCGATAGATTCTATCTATGTTGAAAAGGATGATCCTTCTGATCCCCTTCTGCAATCAAAACAAGCAAATCTTGATCCGAAAGGAGTTGTAGTTGCTCCAGAAGTTTCAGGTCACAATCCTAGCATGAGTATACACGAATCTTCATCTGCAATATACGAAAATCAAATTCCGATGCAATCCGGAGGCTATGATCCTAATAGGATTCCCTCATCCGTTTTTGCTAGTAAGCCTGCAACGCCAATGGAATGGAGTGTTGCTTCAAATGAATCGTTGTTTAGTATTCACATGGGAAATAACAGCTTCTCAAGAGATCATGTTTTCGTGCTACACAAATCTGGAGAAATTCCCAAGGTCGAGGATACCAACAACCCCCCACCTAGCCTGCCTCCCACCATCGTGGTGCAGACCCTCGAAAAGAAGATTGAGGATATGAGTGAGGACTCAAAAGTGACAGAAGAAAAACCTGTTAAAGCAGTAGAACCTGAATTGCCAACCGATAACACAAAGGCAGTTCCAGAGGAAACTGAGAAAAAAATCAGTCAGGAAAAGGCCTCTTCTACTGAGGACCTCAGGAACTCATCCAGCAGCACCCAGTCTTTTCAATTCCCAGT ATTCGAAGCACATGCGAAAGGAAGTGACTCTGTGAAAGTGGTGAAGGAGAAGCAGCCTTCAAAGAAACAGACAAAACAAGAGCCACATCCACAAACGCCTGGAACACCACCAAAGCCTCATGGTAGCAGTTGGTTTTCTTGCTTTTCTTGTTGCTCACGTGGCTGTTGA